A region of the Dermatophagoides farinae isolate YC_2012a chromosome 7, ASM2471394v1, whole genome shotgun sequence genome:
ACTGCCAATCGGTTTGACCACGCCACTTGTCACATAGACCATGTGTTCGGGTCATCTTTCGATACTCATATTTACCACCATCCTTGATCGAAAGTGGTGGACGAgtccaaagtttttttcggGTCCAAAAATAAGTCTGTGACACATGGCCTCGTTTTTTCCACGCTGGTTTTTGCCATTCCAATTCTTCGCATTCCTGACAATtcaggaaagaaaaaaagaattaaataGCATAGAAACCAAATTTTTGTGACATTCGTTCGAAAATGTTATACACAAAAACGACAGTACTTTTCTTACCTCCTAATATATTCTAGAAATTAGTGACaacagaaaagaaatgaatagccaaattgaaaatagcAAATGACTGAAAATAGCTAATCAAAGATcatttttaaacatttttttttatttgtttgcgattgatttattattgattcatcaagaataaagtaaaaaaagtaaatttttAGTTtcatggaataaaaaaaaagatgaattattttgataTGAATGGTCGTCGTTGATTGTAAAACCAATTGAGAAATTcaatagaattttcattgttttgcaGAATACTGTCGGTAACTTTCGGTAACACTTGTTCGATTGTAATATGACTTAGTTTATCGTACAATTCCTTAATTTCGTATTTGCTAATTAATTGAAGATATGTTGGCATAGTTTGTTCATTAAGATCATCCCGTATGAATGTTTTACAATGTTTCATCAACCTTTTATCAATATAACAAGTGGCCAAATCGATGAGTTGAGAGatcatattttgattgattccaATGCAGTCATAGTGTAACATACGTAGATATGCATAATATGTTTCATAGGAATAATCACGAATTTCTACTTcaactttttctttccaaGCACCAGAAAACattaaacaataataatcggaTACTGATTTAAGATAACATTTACATGCCAATATACGTCTATCACCGATTACGAATTTgacatcataattatcaggATTATTAAATAGTCGAATGATCGATTTGGTTGATATTGATTCATgaaattcgaatatttttattcttgatgTCAGTCCAAATGTTATTGGCGATTCTAGTATCATTGCTGATGCTgctgaaaatgattttggtCGACCATCCAATTCTCTAGGTGATGACCATATGCCAGATTTGGTTTCGCCCCATGCATAATACGATGATCCATCATGTGccaatgaaaagaaatgaaattttgaacaTGCAAttttttgtacatttttGTACAGTATTTCTGTCGGCTTTAATGgaattgataaattaaaaCCAGTTAGCCCATTAAGGCCGAAACTaggttgttgattattgtttgCTATAATAATTGGTCGCTTTTCATAATTATTACCACAGGACAAAAGCTGACCATTTTTCAATAAGAATAAGGAATGAGACGGGCCTGCCGCAATATCAATGATTTGGCTATAGATCGAATCATGGGGAAATACAATTGGAGAAGGATTGTTTCGGTTGTTTTTGTCACTAAGACCTAGTTGaccatgatcattttttcccCATGAATAAACTTTTCCTTCATCGGTCAATACAAGACTATGATTTCTTCCACAAATTATGAGTTTaacatttttaaaatcaattttgaccATGGATTCGAATGAAGACAAAAACGAACCAGTTATTTGGCCATATGCATTATCGCCCATAGCAAAAAGTACCCCATCTTGTcgtaacaataacaaatgtTTGTATCCACAAGCAATCATTTTAAATCGATCATTaccaatattgatcaatcgaCACGTATTGTTCGTCTGCCAATTAGAATCATTACTGGCCAGATACACATTACCATCCTCAGTTAAAAAGGCAACAAAATTCAAGCCCGAAtcaatttgaacaattttcatatcatcaagAATGGAAATCTTTTGTGGTCTGGTCATATCATGTTTCAACGATAGCCATGAACATATATGTTCGCCATATGCATACGTAGTAGTATCATTGGTCATCAATAGAAATTCTCTTTGAAATGTTTTGCTTGTTTCCTGGTGGATCAATAGACTGTAAAtccattcaataatttgaacaaattctTGATCGATCGgttcaaaaatattttgaaataattcattatctATGAAATTATCTGTTAATCTTGCCATGATAAATGATTCGAAACCatcaatataaacaaaaatcaaaagacaATATTTTTCAGAATTATTGAGTAAATAACGACTAGAAATAATCACTCATAAAATATATGCACAACATATGTGTTAATAAAAAAcgacggttttttttatcaaacttaataaataaaataaaatgatgattacacacatcacacaaaaaaatcattcaaaaaaaaaaaaaaaaaatgaaagcaGTGGTACAGCATACACTAATCGGATCAAAAATCAGAAAGCTTATTGCTCATCGACAAGTGTTGACAATATTTTCTTTGTATAATTACTGTGGTCGTTGTTGactaataaaaattttattttgtccattaagttgattattatccaattgatggccaattgatgatgaatttaattatgaaaaattgattgtgttgtttttcattgttatccATATGGATGGCACtggtaaaacaaaaaagaaaaataagcTAAGCAATTCATatgaattgttttgatttattgatcaaaatcgGAAAAGAAAAGACGAAAATTATAACTTTATGGTGActttatttgaataaaaaaaaattatcaggAATACGTTTTTTTATATAGGAATATTATTAcaagaatcagaatcaaattaacagttttttttagttaaTAAAGTTATCCATGTGTATTGAGGAATataattatttcatcattaaaagtGGATTCAATCAAAGTTGAAAGAgttgattttcaaataaaaaaaacgataatgatgctgttgatgatgatgcatttTTAGACAGTAATCGGATCAAtgttatttgaaaaatagcTTTCTCTTTAATTGTCACCATGcattttttcacattattAGCAATGCCGTGAAGCTtacattttttctctatGTGTGAATGTTTTACAATATTTCAGATCagcaatcaatcatcaatcaaataattttaaaaatggGTGGAGATCGAAATTGTTATATGAATTATTTCAACGTAAAAACCATAACGACGATAATaatctcaacaacaaaaaaattctcggAATTGAATCATGATTGTCgcaattgaaatgatgattaaactCATCggtaatcattatcaatttgatggggaaaaaaaatttttaatggaACAAAGTGGATTTTTGCTTTGGATCATGGCCAatgtacttttttttgcgaGAACAAAACATATCCGTTAAAAACaatcgttgttgatgatgtaaaaCCAATTGAGAAATTCAatagatttttcattgataattaattttattaaaattctgatttgattctgattaaaaatcaaatcaataaatcaatagaATGATTTGTGATTAATTCTCGGAAAagaataaatcatttttcaatgaatgattgttgatcatgaaaccaatcaagaaattttaaagaattttcattatcacgCAAAAGACTGTCGGTGATTTTGGGCAACATTTTTTCGATGCAAAGATGAGCAAGTCATCGACTCTAGAGTCTAGAGCAGTAATTCTCAACCACTGTGCCGCGGCGCTTTTGTGTGCCACCAAATTCTGAAATTGTGCCGCCAAATTTTAGATTGACCATTGATGCCGTGATGCAGTGTGCCGCCAAATTTTGAAATCGTTAAAAGTGTGccgcaacaaaaaaaggttGAGAATCACTGGTCTAGAGACTCGAGGTGTCAAGCTCATATGACATTATTCTTGTACCTTGTGGTGCGACAGATAATTGTTCGAAGTTttacaaaaatatttcaaatgacGACTGTTTAGGAGCGATTTGAAGAAAAGCGGCGAATACTAagttgataatcattatcgatgaccaattgatgatgaatttaattatgaaaattgattgtttttttcattgttatccATATGGATGGTTCTGGTAAagcgaaaagaaaaataagcCAAGCAagtcatttgaattgattcgatttattggtcaaaattgaaaagaaaaataaaaaagtaaatttttaatttaattttttttaaacaatggaattattatcgaatgaatgatttttgatggTAAAAGTCATGaaagtttaaaaaaattttgttcgttttgaTGAAGATTGTTGGCGATTTTTGTCCAGATGAGCAATCTTGTCATACAATTCCTTGATTTCGTATTTGATAATTAATGTACGATATGTGGGCATAGTTTGTTCATCCAAATCATTCCGTATGAATGTTGCACAATATTTCATCAACCTTTCATCACCATAACAATTGGCCAGATCGACAAGTTCGGTTATGTTTTGACGATTAATATGAATTTTACCAGTATGTAACATCCGTAGATATGCATAGTATGTTTCATACGAATAATCGTTGATGATTACTTGATCATTTTCACTCCAATTACCGGAAAACCTTCGACGATAATATTCCGATACAGATTGGAGATAACATTTACTCGCCTTAATATGTTTTTCGtcaattaaaaattccaCATCATAACTATCTTGATTATCGAATAATTGGATGATTAATTTGCATTGGTACGATATCGAATCATGTGATCCGAATACATAGATTGTTGATGTGAGGTCAAATGTTATTGGCGATTCTAGTATAATTGCCGATGCAGCTACAAATGATGTCGGATAACCATTCAATCTTCTAGGTGATGACCATTTGCCATATTTGGTGTTTCCACATGCATAATACGATGATCCATCATGTGTCAATGAAAAGTTGTGGAATTTTGAACATGCAATTTGCTGTACATTTTCAATCGGTATTTTTGTCAActttgatcgtttttttttatcaccaaGACCAAGTTCACCATTTTTATTAGAACCACATCCCCAAAGCTGACcattttcgaataaaaataatgaatgttgGTAGCCAGCCACAATATCTTTGATGCGggttgaatcatcatttggaaatGCAACAAGACATGGGACGTCTTGGTCTTCTTTATCCGCGAGACCTAATTGACCACAATCATTAAGCCCccaagaataaaattctcCTTTATTAGTTATTGATAAACTATGACCCGCTCCACAAGCTATCAGCTCGACATTTTCTAGGTTATCAATGTGGATCATActtacaaatgatgattctttgtAACCAGTTAATTGACCACAACTATTATCACCTATAGCGAAAACATGACAATCTTGTcgtagtaataataaatgatacTGTCCACAAGCAATCATCTTGAAACGATCATTATCGT
Encoded here:
- the LOC124496457 gene encoding RCC1 and BTB domain-containing protein 1-like — encoded protein: MARLTDNFIDNELFQNIFEPIDQEFVQIIEWIYSLLIHQETSKTFQREFLLMTNDTTTYAYGEHICSWLSLKHDMTRPQKISILDDMKIVQIDSGLNFVAFLTEDGNVYLASNDSNWQTNNTCRLINIGNDRFKMIACGYKHLLLLRQDGVLFAMGDNAYGQITGSFLSSFESMVKIDFKNVKLIICGRNHSLVLTDEGKVYSWGKNDHGQLGLSDKNNRNNPSPIVFPHDSIYSQIIDIAAGPSHSLFLLKNGQLLSCGNNYEKRPIIIANNNQQPSFGLNGLTGFNLSIPLKPTEILYKNVQKIACSKFHFFSLAHDGSSYYAWGETKSGIWSSPRELDGRPKSFSAASAMILESPITFGLTSRIKIFEFHESISTKSIIRLFNNPDNYDVKFVIGDRRILACKCYLKSVSDYYCLMFSGAWKEKVEVEIRDYSYETYYAYLRMLHYDCIGINQNMISQLIDLATCYIDKRLMKHCKTFIRDDLNEQTMPTYLQLISKYEIKELYDKLSHITIEQVLPKVTDSILQNNENSIEFLNWFYNQRRPFISK